In Ctenopharyngodon idella isolate HZGC_01 chromosome 20, HZGC01, whole genome shotgun sequence, the following proteins share a genomic window:
- the mmachc gene encoding cyanocobalamin reductase / alkylcobalamin dealkylase: MRRREMAISSECVEGLIGTFRESLKAQGFEIYPFKVGWYNAVLSPAHHLPYPADTLAVVVLSTPSMFERSFLPFLRSQCCEGLRDPIDQCAAHTVSSCVSLCFPSQSVDVSYDYEMLPSRRPKFLAQTAAHVSGAAYYYQKSDVHSSPWADKKMFGVCIHPKLGGWFAIRALLVFKDVRAGADLQQKDPPDCVCSQEDRIELLERFNFRWQDWSYRDMVPTEEKYSDQQREYFRTPPGQRGELLRHWGFLTDTDTEKQSSTNKQG, encoded by the exons ATGAGAAGAAGAGAAATGGCGATCTCCAGTGAATGTGTGGAGGGTCTTATAGGGACTTTCCGTGAGTCTTTAAAAGCGCAAGGTTTTGAAATTTATCCTTTTAAG GTTGGCTGGTACAATGCAGTGTTATCTCCTGCCCATCACCTCCCTTACCCAGCAGACACTCTGGCTGTGGTGGTCCTGAGCACTCCGTCCATGTTTGAGCGCTCGTTCCTGCCCTTCTTACGGAGCCAGTGCTGTGAGGGCCTCAGGGACCCCATAGATCAGTGCGCCGCACACACCGTCTCCTCCTGCGTCTCGCTG TGTTTTCCCAGTCAGTCTGTGGATGTCAGTTATGATTATGAGATGCTGCCCAGCAGAAGACCCAAGTTTCTCGCACAGACTGCCGCCCACGTCTCAGGAGCAGCGTACTACTACCAGAAATCAGACGTCCACAGTTCACCGTGGGCTGATAAG AAGATGTTTGGAGTCTGTATACACCCCAAGCTGGGTGGCTGGTTTGCTATCCGAGCCCTGCTGGTCTTTAAGGATGTGCGAGCGGGAGCGGATCTTCAGCAGAAGGATCCTCCAGACTGCGTGTGCTCACAGGAGGACCGGATCGAACTGCTGGAGAGGTTTAACTTCCGCTGGCAGGACTGGAGCTACAGAGACATGGTGCCCACAGAGGAGAAGTACTCGGATCAGCAGAGGGAGTATTTCAGGACTCCTCCAGGACAGCGGGGGGAGCTGCTCAGACACTGGGGCTTTCTGACTGACACTGACACTGAGAAGCAGAGCTCCACGAACAAACAGGGCTGA